GAGAAGGCCGGTGGCGGCGTTTGAGCGCCGTCCCCACGACGCTTCGGGACACGGCCGCAGATGTTCGCGGCCGTGTCCTGGAGGAACGTCTGATCAGCCTCAGCCGGGAGGAGTTCGCCCTGGCGGTCTGGGGGCGTACCCCGCTGCTCAGCCGCCGGGTCAGTGACTTCTCCGACCTGTTCTCCGCATCCGCGGTGGACGAGCTGCTCTCCCGACGCGGGCTGCGCACGCCGTTCCTCCGTGTCGCCAAGGACGGCTCGACCGCCCCCGAGTCCTCGTTCACCTCACCAGGTGGAGTCGGCGCCTCGGTCGCGGACCAGCTGGACGACACCGCGTTGTGGCGGAGCTTCGCCGACGGCAGCACCTTGGTCCTGCAGGCACTGCACCGCACCTGGGGGCCGGTCACGGACCTCGCGACGCGGCTCGGCACGGAACTGGGGCACCCCGTGCAGGCCAACGCCTATGTCACCCCGCCGCAGAGCCGCGGCTTCGACGACCATTACGACGTTCACGACGTCTTCGTCCTGCAGGTCGCCGGTACCAAGCGCTGGATCGTCCACGAGCCCGTGCACCCGGACCCGCTGCGCGACCAGCCCTGGACCGCTCACCGCGCCGCGGTCGCCGATGCCGCGCGGGGAGAGGCGTACCTCGACGCCGTGCTCGAACCCGGCGACGTCCTCTATCTGCCGCGGGGCTGGCTGCACGCCGCCGAAGCGCTGGGCGCGGTGTCGATCCATCTGACGCTCGGCGTCCACACCTGGACGCGGCACGCGCTGGCCGAACAACTCGCGGAAGCCGCCCTCGCGTCGCTGCGGGACGACGAGGAGATGCGCGGGTCCCTCTCCCTGGGCGTGGACGGACCGGTCGACGAACTCGACTTCGTCCGCCGACGTCTCGCGGCCGCCCTCACCGAGGCCGACCCCACTCCCCTGTTCCACCGCACCCGTCGCGGCCAGGCACGCCCCGCCCCCATGGGGCCGCTGGCACAACTCGGGGCCCTCCACAGCCTCGCGCCCGACACACCGGTGCGGCTTCGCGAGGCGTTGGAGGCACGGCTGGCGGGCCTGCGCCTCGCCACCCGCGTCGGGTGGCTCGACCTCGCGGAGGCGGACCTCCCGTCGATGCTCCAGGTCCTCGACGGCGGCACCCGCTCTGCCGGCGAACTCGGCCTTCCCTTCGTCGAACGACTTCTGCGCGCAGGCGTGCTCGTGCCCGCCGAGTCATGAGACGGGCCCGATGACGACCCCGGCACGGTTCCTCTGCGCCGACGCCGCGCGCCTGCGCGGGGATCCGATCGCGGGCACAGCGCCGTACGGCTCTGTCTGGATCCTCGTCGAGTACCGGGCCGGCTGGCCGCCCGACGGCTTCGAAGGCCTCGATCTCGAACCCGAGGTCAAGGCACGGGTGAGCGCCGCCGCACGCGCCACGCGTGCCCGCGTGCTGCTGATCAGGCGGCACGGCCGCACTCGGGCGGACGAACGGCCACGATGGGCCGTCCTGCGCCATGAGAAGGACGGCGCCCACCGTCAGGAATGGGGAACCTGGGACGACGACCGGGAACTGGCGGCCGTCGTCACCGCCCTGGACGCGCCCGGAGAACTGGGCCACCCACCCGTCGTCCTCGTCTGTGCCCACGGTCTGCACGACACCTGCTGTGCCGTCCGCGGCCGTCCGGTGGCACGTGCGCTGAGTGAGGGCCGGCCACAGCTGGTGTGGGAGTGCACGCACGTGGGAGGCGACCGGTTCGCCGCCAACGTCCTCGTCGCACCCGACGGCGTCTACTACGGCAACCTCGACGCCCCCTCGGCGATCACGGTGGTAGAAGAACACCTGGCGAACCGCATCCACGCGGACCATCTGCGCGGATACACCGACCTCGTCCCGCCCCAGCAGGCCGCTCTGTCCGCCGTGCTCCACCACGCGGGTCCGTCGGGGCGGCACGACTACGTCATCGAGGACACGGTCCGGGTCGACAACCGCTGGCGGGTCCGTGTCACCGGCCGCCTCGCAGGTCTCTCGACCTTCGAGGTCGAGATCCACGCCCGCCGAGCACCCCCGCACCGACTGACCTGTCGCGGCCTGTCCCCCAGCTCGGCGGTGTACTACGAAGTCACGTCGCTGCGCGTCGGCTGAGGGCCGGGCCGTCGGCCCTCTTCCGATCCGGCCGGGTCAGGACTCTTCGGGTACGTGGATCTGCAGGACACAGATGTCGTCCCGGTTTCCCGGCCGCAGGTCCGCCAAGGTGTTGGCGAGCTTGCCGGATCGGCCCTGCCGCACGAGCCCCTCAGCCGCGTCGGCAAGATGGGCGAGCCCTACCTGGATGTCCTCGCCCGGCACCTCCACGAGGCCGTCCGTGTAGAAGAGCAGGTGGTCCCCGGGCAGCAGGTCGGTCACGTACTGCCCGTACGGCGAGTCGAACGCGGCGCCGAGGAGCGCGCCCTCGGGCTGCGGGAGGAAGCTCGCCGTGCCGTCGCGGATCAGCAGGGGCGCGAGGTGCCCCGCGTCCACCCAGGTCAGCCGGCGATCCCAGGGCTGATAGCGCCCCATGACCATGGTGGCGGTGGCAAGGTGGGTGTCGGTAGCGGTGTGGAGCAGAAGGGCGTTGAGCCGGCCGAGGACGTCGGGCAGGGGTGAGCCGGTGATGGTCATGCCTTTGGCGGTGAATCGCAGCTGGGCCATCGTGCCCACGGCGGTCAGGCCGTGTCCGGCGACGTCTCCTACGACGAACAGTGCGCTCTTGTCCGGGAGTTCGATCGCGGAGTACCAGTCACCTCCGACGTTCAACCCGCTGACGGCGGGGCGGTAGGCGACGTCGACGCGGAGGCCCGCCAGGTCCAGCGACTGCTCGGGGATGGGCAACAGGGCGTCCTGGAGCGCGGCGCCGAGCGCCCGTTCGGCCTTCAGCATTCCGCGCTGGACGAGGTTGGACCGTTCGCTCTCCCGCAGGGCCAGTTCGGCGTCCCGCAGCTCGGTGAGGTCCTGGAAGAAACCGTGTACCTCCAGCGGGGTGCCGTCCGCGTCCCGCTGTGCCTCGGCGACCATGCGCAGGTGCCGCGGGCCGTGTGCCGAGGTGATGCGGAAGTGCTGGTCGATGGCCGTGCCGTCGCCCAGCAGCTGCTGCACGGCCGCACCCAGCCTGGGCGGGTCCTCCCCGAGCAGCCGCGTGGGCAGCTCCTCCAGCCCCATGGGTCCCAAGGCCGGGTCGCGGTCGAAGATGGCGTAGACCTGGTCGGACCAGGTGATGGTGTCCGTCGCCAGGTTCCAGCTCGCCCAGCCCAGGTTGCCCAGCCGCTGCAGGTCGTCCAGCCTGCGGGTCTCGCGTTCGCTGGTGTCGTGGCGGAGCCAGGTCACGACCAGACGCTCGCCCAGTCTGGTCACGCGCACGGAGTACACCGACCGCTGCGGCACTCCGGCGGTCACCTCCTCGTAGACGAAGGGGTCACCGTCATAGACCGAGCCCGTGGTCAGCGTGTCCAGGTAGCCGTACCAGAGTGCTGTGCCCGCCACGGTGGGATAGTTCTCCAGTACCCGCCGGCCGATCAGCTCCTTGCCCTGCCGTCCGGCCAGGTCCAGCGATGCTGGCGTCGCCGCGTCGATCCGGTAGTCCTCCACCTCGCCCGTCGCCGACCGCAGCGGGGTCAGCAGGACCGCCGGTCCTGACAGCGCGTCGAAGATGGTCTGGACGGCATCGATCTCCGCGTGGAGCGGGACGTGGCCGTGGTGGCTCCGGTCCTCGCGCAGGGGACCTCCGCAGAGCCTGACGGCCCGCCGGAGCAGGGTCCGGGTGCGGGCGTCGAAAGGCCCCCGCCGGGTACGGAAGAGGCCGACGACCACGGTCACGGCTCCGGTACCGGGCACGGGCAGCCAGGCACGCGAGGGCCACCGCTCGGGTGGATCACCGATCAACAGGTACCGGGATGCGTCCAGTTCCAGGTCTTCGAGCCACAGCGCCTCCCGCTCCGCGATCGCTTCCATGGCGGCGACACCGCTGAGCGGAGGGATGTGGCTCCACTGCTCGGGCATCGACTCGCCGATTCCGGCGTGACCGATGAGCTTCAGACTTCCGGCGGTGGCCACGGTGTAGATCATCACCGCGTCGATGCCCTCGGAGTCGGCCAGCACGGAGTGGAGCAGCAGGGCGATCTCGTTCGGAGTACGCGTGCCGGCCAGGCCCTGGCCCAGCCGAGCCAGCAGTTCCCGATGTCCCGTCGAACGGCCGCCGTCAGCGGCCACCTGGCCGCTCGTGCCGAAAGGTGAGGGGCTCCGCACCGGCGGTGTGGCGGGTACCGGCCGGACCGGCGTCTCCGGCAGCGGCGTCGCCGGTCCGCCGCCGGTCCGGCCGAGGGTGATCCAGCACTCCTCCAGCAGAGTGCGCCGGTGCTGCGCGGCGCGGTCGGCCAACAGCTGATAGGCGACGTCCGGCGTGACGCCGTCCCGGGCCATCAGCACGCCCTTGGTGCGCTCCAGGACGGCTGTCATCGAGGCCACGCTCTCCAGGTCCACGACCTCGGCACGCAGCCTGGACACGACTCTGGCCAGCGCCAGCACCTCGGGTGCCGCGCTCGTACCGCCGTCGGGAAGCACGAAATCCTCCTCCATGATTCGAGCATGCCACGTCCCTCGGCCGGTGAACCTCGTGCTCTTCTGTCGTCTTCACGAGCAGATCCGTCTTGAGGCCGAGAACCACCGCCCGATGGCAGAACCGGGATCAGCGGCGAGGTGACCGCCCCGCTGCCGTGCAGTGCAGTGCAGTGCAGTGCTCCATGATCGGCGGCCCTCGGGCAGGACGGGTACGCGGGCACCGGTGGGGTAGCCGGGCTCTATGGACACCACCGAGACCACACCACTGCGTGCCGTCGCGCTGGTCTGCACCCTCTCCGCCTCGCCGAAGCGGTCCAGCTCGCAGTTGCTGGCCGAGCAGACCATGTCCGCCCTTGCCGATCACGGCGTCACCGGAAAGGTGATCCGGATCGCCGACCACGACGTCAGACCGGGCATCGAGGTCGACATGGGAGACGGCGACGCCTGGCCGGAGATCCGCGACACCGTCCTGGGCTGCGACATTCTGATCCTGTCCACGCCCATCTGGCTCGGGCATCCCTCCAGCGTCGCCCAGCGTGTGCTGGAACGCCTCAACGCGGAGCAGGGCGTGAGCGACGACGAAGGCCGCATGCTCACCTACGGCAAGGCGGCGGCCGTATGCGTCGTCGGCAACGAGGACGGCGCCCACCACGTCAGCGCCGAACTCTTCCAGGGCCTCAACGACGTCGGATTCTCCCTCGCCCCGAACGCCGTCACCTACTGGGTCGGCGAGGCCATGCAGGGCACCGACTACCAGGACCTCGACGAGACCCCCGAGAAGACCGCCGCGACGACCAGGACCCTCGCCGTGAACACCGCGCACCTGGCGCGCCGCCTCAAGGCCGCCCCGTACCCGCCCTCCTCCTGACAGCCACCCCGCCCGCCGGGCACGCCGACGGCCGGGCCGTCAGGCGTCCCGGCCGTCGGCGTGCCCGCACTCGTCAAGGACCGAGGGCGCGCTTGAGTTCGGCCTTGTCCGTCGTCGGACGGCCGTCGACGCCCCTCTGTCTCGCCTCGTTGTCGAGCTGCTCTTCGTCGGACCCTCGGGGGCCCGCCCGGAGCGAGGGCATGAGGGCCCTCGCCCTCCGGTCCCTCAGACCTGTCCGCGCCATCCGCCGGTTGCCGCGCCCCGTTCTTCGATGAAGTGCTTGAACCGCTTCAGGTCGCCCTTGACCTGCCGGTCGACGAAGCCGAGTTTGTCGCCGACGTTCTCCGCCATCCCCTCAGGATCGAAGTCCATCATCAGCGTGACCTGCGTACGGCTGGGGTCGATGGGCTGGAAGGTGACCAGGCCGGACTGCTCGACCTCGTCACCGACCGTGACCCAGGCGACCTTCGTGTCAGGGATCTGCTCGGTGATCTCCGCATCGAACTCCCGCCGTACGCCACCGATGCTGGTCACCCAGTGCGTGAGCCGTTCCGTACGCTGCTCGATCCGTTCCACACCGTCCATGAACTGCGGGAACGTCTCGAACTGCGTCCACTGGTCGTACGCGGTACGGACCGGAACATCGACCTCGATCGACTCCTTGACATGCGACATGAGCCGTCTCCTCTGCTTGTGAAGGCGATACGGGAGCCGGGGCCTCGCGCCCGCTCGCTCCCGCCGGGGTATCTCATCCGTGCCCGCACGCGCGCGTCAGCGCCGGACATCGCGCACGAACACCCCGGAGGGGGCCCATTTCGAGCCGAACGGACCCCAGATGTCGCACCCACGGCCGGACTGCGGCCCGTGTCGGCTGAGGAGTACCGCGCCATGGGGCGCTCCTGCGTGGAGAACACCGCTCGGCGCGCCGCGTACGACACGATCGCGCCCGGCCTGGCCGCGTACCAGCGTGACGCCATCGAGGTGTACGTCACCACCCGGCTCGGCTGACCGGGACCGGGGGCCGGCCCGGAAGGCGGTCGATCCGTCTCACCGACAGGCTCACCTCGCCCGGCTCGTCAGTCGCCGAGCGAGGTGCTGCCTGTCATGTGAACCTCGAAGCCCGGTCGCGGGCTTCCTGTCAGGAGCGCCGCCTGACGCTCCGGCCGGCGCCGATCCCCGCCACCTGCAGAGCCAGGGCGGTCAGTCCGAGCAGCATCACGTTCGCCGAGGAGAACGTGTCGTTGGTGCCGATGTCCGCCGCGTTGATCAGGAAGGCGATGAAGAACAGCACCGCCGCAACTATGCCAAGCATGCACAGGCTCCTCTCGAAGGGGTGGTGTCCGTATGCCCCCGCATCGGCCTCGTAAGCCGGGACGACCGGTCGTCGACGCGTCAGAGATCGCTGTCGATGCCGGTGACGGCCGGAGACGCGAGCGGGGCGTCCGCTTCCGCGATTCCCGCCTCGCGCAGCGCGGCCGACACGAGCCTCGTCGCGTCCAGTTTCGCCTCGTATCGGTCGGAGGCCTCGACCTCCAGCCGGATGGCGAACGTGCCGTCCTCGTTGAGCGTCAGCAGGTTCACGCCTTCGCTCTCGCTCACGTCTGTGTGCTGGGGGGCCAGCTTCCGTTCGAGGGCGGCGCGCTCCGAGTCGGTGATGTCCGAGGTGAACGTGCCGGGAACGGTGATGACGAAGGTGGTCATGGGTGCTCCTCGCGTGGGACGGAGGGTGAGCGTCGTTCTGCTTCCCTCATCCTCCGTGATGACTCGGCTCCGAATGGCTTCTGACATGGCATCGGCGCCGGGGTCGGTCTGGCAGCGCCGCAGCCCGACCGATGCCGTGGCGAGCAGGCCGCCGCGAACGTGGCACAGCTGCCGGGCGGCCCGCTCGGCCATGAGGCGTTCGGTCTTCGTCGGCATGTCCGCCCGTGTACCCCGATTCGCCCTGCCCATCGGCGGCGGCCGGGAGCTGTTCGGGTGGTCATGCGGGCCGTGCGAGGTGCTGCCCACGGCGCGGTGCGGACGACTCGGTCGGCGCCGCTGCCCGCGAGGACGTTATTCATCGAAATGACTACACACTTTATTGAGTATTATGCGCCGGGTACGGCACGCCGGTGCCGCGGGAGAGACGGACGGCGCATGAGCAACGGTCAGTACGTGCGATACGTCGCACTGGGCGACAGCCAGACTGAGGGAGTCGGTGACGGCGACGACCTCACCGGGCTGCGCGGCTTCGCGGACCGCCTCGCCGAAAGGCTCGCCGCGGCGCGCCCCGAGGTCCGGTACGCCAACCTGGCCGTCCGGGGGCGGCTCGCCGGACAGATCCGCGCGGAACAGCTCGGCCCCGCACTCGCTCTCCGCCCCGACGTCGCCACGGTGATCGCCGGGGTCAACGACCTGCTGCGGCCCCGGTTCGACCCGGACGAGACCGCCGCCCATGTGGAGGCGATGTTCGCCGCGCTCACCGAAGCGGGTGCGCGCGTCGCGACCGTCACGATCCCCGACATCACCCGTATCGCGCCCATCGCCCGCCCCGTCGCACCCCGGATCGCCGCCCTCAACGACCGCATCCGGCTCGCAGCGGCCCGGCACGGCGTCGCTCTCGCGGAGACCTCTCTGCACGCCGCCGCCACCGATCCACGCCTCTGGGCCGCGGACCGACTGCACGCGAGCCCGCTGGGACACGACCGGATCTCCGCCGCCCTCGCACAGGCGCTCGCCCTGCCGGGCAGCGACGACTCCTGGACCCGGGAGCTGGCGCCCGACCAGACCCCCACCGTCGGCGCGGTGCGCGCGGCAGCCGCCGAACTGCGCTGGGCCGCCGGGTTCCTCGGCCCCTGGTTGCTCCGCCGCCTGCGCGGCCGCTCCTCCGGCGACGGCCGGGCCGCCCGACGCCCGGAACTGCTGCCCGTGGGGATGCCGCCGGTCAGCCCCTGAACGACAGGAGTGCCGCGCCGCCCTGTCGCGACGATCACGGTCGAGCGGAGTGGGTGCGAGCCTGCGGCTTCAGGGCGTCAGACGCCGTCCAGCGCCTCCTGGCGGATCCATCGCGACAGAGCGGGGTTCCCGACGGTGGTCACCACACGCACGGTGGAGCGGACGTGCCGGTCGTCGTCCAGCAGCCCCAGGG
This sequence is a window from Streptomyces sp. NBC_00691. Protein-coding genes within it:
- a CDS encoding sucrase ferredoxin, with protein sequence MTTPARFLCADAARLRGDPIAGTAPYGSVWILVEYRAGWPPDGFEGLDLEPEVKARVSAAARATRARVLLIRRHGRTRADERPRWAVLRHEKDGAHRQEWGTWDDDRELAAVVTALDAPGELGHPPVVLVCAHGLHDTCCAVRGRPVARALSEGRPQLVWECTHVGGDRFAANVLVAPDGVYYGNLDAPSAITVVEEHLANRIHADHLRGYTDLVPPQQAALSAVLHHAGPSGRHDYVIEDTVRVDNRWRVRVTGRLAGLSTFEVEIHARRAPPHRLTCRGLSPSSAVYYEVTSLRVG
- a CDS encoding cupin domain-containing protein; translation: MSAVPTTLRDTAADVRGRVLEERLISLSREEFALAVWGRTPLLSRRVSDFSDLFSASAVDELLSRRGLRTPFLRVAKDGSTAPESSFTSPGGVGASVADQLDDTALWRSFADGSTLVLQALHRTWGPVTDLATRLGTELGHPVQANAYVTPPQSRGFDDHYDVHDVFVLQVAGTKRWIVHEPVHPDPLRDQPWTAHRAAVADAARGEAYLDAVLEPGDVLYLPRGWLHAAEALGAVSIHLTLGVHTWTRHALAEQLAEAALASLRDDEEMRGSLSLGVDGPVDELDFVRRRLAAALTEADPTPLFHRTRRGQARPAPMGPLAQLGALHSLAPDTPVRLREALEARLAGLRLATRVGWLDLAEADLPSMLQVLDGGTRSAGELGLPFVERLLRAGVLVPAES
- a CDS encoding SpoIIE family protein phosphatase, giving the protein MEEDFVLPDGGTSAAPEVLALARVVSRLRAEVVDLESVASMTAVLERTKGVLMARDGVTPDVAYQLLADRAAQHRRTLLEECWITLGRTGGGPATPLPETPVRPVPATPPVRSPSPFGTSGQVAADGGRSTGHRELLARLGQGLAGTRTPNEIALLLHSVLADSEGIDAVMIYTVATAGSLKLIGHAGIGESMPEQWSHIPPLSGVAAMEAIAEREALWLEDLELDASRYLLIGDPPERWPSRAWLPVPGTGAVTVVVGLFRTRRGPFDARTRTLLRRAVRLCGGPLREDRSHHGHVPLHAEIDAVQTIFDALSGPAVLLTPLRSATGEVEDYRIDAATPASLDLAGRQGKELIGRRVLENYPTVAGTALWYGYLDTLTTGSVYDGDPFVYEEVTAGVPQRSVYSVRVTRLGERLVVTWLRHDTSERETRRLDDLQRLGNLGWASWNLATDTITWSDQVYAIFDRDPALGPMGLEELPTRLLGEDPPRLGAAVQQLLGDGTAIDQHFRITSAHGPRHLRMVAEAQRDADGTPLEVHGFFQDLTELRDAELALRESERSNLVQRGMLKAERALGAALQDALLPIPEQSLDLAGLRVDVAYRPAVSGLNVGGDWYSAIELPDKSALFVVGDVAGHGLTAVGTMAQLRFTAKGMTITGSPLPDVLGRLNALLLHTATDTHLATATMVMGRYQPWDRRLTWVDAGHLAPLLIRDGTASFLPQPEGALLGAAFDSPYGQYVTDLLPGDHLLFYTDGLVEVPGEDIQVGLAHLADAAEGLVRQGRSGKLANTLADLRPGNRDDICVLQIHVPEES
- a CDS encoding flavodoxin family protein, with translation MDTTETTPLRAVALVCTLSASPKRSSSQLLAEQTMSALADHGVTGKVIRIADHDVRPGIEVDMGDGDAWPEIRDTVLGCDILILSTPIWLGHPSSVAQRVLERLNAEQGVSDDEGRMLTYGKAAAVCVVGNEDGAHHVSAELFQGLNDVGFSLAPNAVTYWVGEAMQGTDYQDLDETPEKTAATTRTLAVNTAHLARRLKAAPYPPSS
- a CDS encoding SGNH/GDSL hydrolase family protein, encoding MSNGQYVRYVALGDSQTEGVGDGDDLTGLRGFADRLAERLAAARPEVRYANLAVRGRLAGQIRAEQLGPALALRPDVATVIAGVNDLLRPRFDPDETAAHVEAMFAALTEAGARVATVTIPDITRIAPIARPVAPRIAALNDRIRLAAARHGVALAETSLHAAATDPRLWAADRLHASPLGHDRISAALAQALALPGSDDSWTRELAPDQTPTVGAVRAAAAELRWAAGFLGPWLLRRLRGRSSGDGRAARRPELLPVGMPPVSP
- a CDS encoding SRPBCC family protein gives rise to the protein MSHVKESIEVDVPVRTAYDQWTQFETFPQFMDGVERIEQRTERLTHWVTSIGGVRREFDAEITEQIPDTKVAWVTVGDEVEQSGLVTFQPIDPSRTQVTLMMDFDPEGMAENVGDKLGFVDRQVKGDLKRFKHFIEERGAATGGWRGQV